tgcagttttattgtgtttatcaatacctatcgaaatgtaggaGAAACTTTTCAagtcggaccattcgttaaaaagttatgcgtgatcaaagttttcaatctatatctccatctccctcgcactccctttacctgagtaacgggtatctgatagtcggggcacccgactataacgttctctcttgttaactTTTAGGTCCTTcagctaagaatccttgcgtcgggaaactttttggaaaacccaGTTAAACTTGggaatttgtaacgaattaaaattgatcgCATCCATCGAGATAACAGTGTTATTATTATCACAAATATTTTAccaatacaatattacaattattccaaaaatatatcaaatattttaatataatttttcaaatataataatattaacttACCCTCATGACTCAACCGGTGTTGGGTAAGCACATACTTGAGGGCGAAGGCCTTTCCACAGACATCGCACACATTGGGCTTCTCCTTCTCGTGCGTCTTGATGTGCCACTTCATGTCCTGGGCGCGCTTGAACCTCTTGGAGCAGTGTGGACAGGCATGTGGCCGGTCCTTCTCCGAGTGAACGGCTGCATGCCGCTCCAGCGCCGACTTCATGTTGAACCTCTGAGTGCAGCTGCCGCACTGGAAGAGACCAGAGTACTGGCGTTCCCGCTTCTGTTGCAACACCCGCTTGTTGTTGGCGATCACCGGAGCTCCGGGACGCTGCAGATGCTCCGCGGACATGTGGTGGATCAGATCCTGTTCGCTGGAAAACTGCTGGCGGCACAACATGCACTCGCTCCGCTCGATGGCCGTTAGATTCTCCCTGTGCCGCTCCAGCATGTGGATGCGCTTTTCCGCGTAGGATGCGAAAACTGAGGAACCAGTGAGATGTAAGTTTAGTAGTGATCGGTATTGGGTTAAAGGATAGCTAGACGTAGGGTGTCATGAAGTAGAAACATATGTATgcagtcggaaaaaaaaatcgttttgaaattgattttcaaaaagaggaatttaagtttaatattataggccgaatattttcttatttcccAATTTCAGAACGATTCTAATTGTAATTGCTGGCATGCTGCTCTCCAGGATTTCGTACGGTGGATGGAGTTGGTTATGCATTGATTGGTTAGTTGGTTTGATGGGTTAAAACGCTAATCAAGTGGCTAAAAAGGGCATCAAAGTACAAAACATTTGCTGTTCGTTAATTGCATGCGATGGCTAAGAAGGTTTACAAAAAGAGCTGGGTTAGCCATTATGTTTACCGTTGCTTCGGGCTTGACTAACACTCTATAAGCCGGGCTTGGCTCGATTTCTATGGTCTTAAAGCGCTTGTTGGATGTGAGAATGTTGATATATGATGCGACAGATTGATATATGGTTAATGCTCATGTTCGTGAATAGTTTGATAGTCGAGGGATCTTCCAGAACCCCATGTTCGGAGGTGCGGAAGATCCTGTGTAGGTGTCCCCTCGAGCCAGAGGATCCTTCATCTTCACTTACCCTCCGTGCAGTTGGAGCACTTATAGGGCTTCTCGCCGCCATGCTGTCTATAAATGTGCCAGCGAAGGGTCTTCAGGTGTATAAAAGCTGGTGGGATATAATAAAAGGTGGTCTaaaattagatttaaataaaGCTAGACGGTATTTAAGATGATGAAatcctacacagaaaaaaaagaccaaaaaaaatcatccattgggaattttttcatatcaatttcggtctgttttttgttcatttcaaaatgatatttccaaatatatttatgattttgtaccatattgatatgaaatcttaccattttgttatggaaaaattgatatgaaacaatatcAATTCCATATTGTtccttttttgaaaaaaaaaaaactttgttcTCTTTATAcagaaatgtggaaaatatctttaaagctATAAAGTTCATTCTTCTCTACCGCTGCTCTGCCAACACACACAGTATACTTATTCTTACACTAAAGAAAAGcatgttcccgtaaaatcgatatggccatgtaaattttaaattgcaaaacccatatcgtttttacatgaaatactcttttcgaccatatcaaatttacctggccgcatatcagattaaaattgatcttaaataatgtaaaattgatctacgtttcatatcgatttttttttgggtgaagGTGAAATCCCTCCCAGATTTTCTTACTTTTTCCACAGAAGCCGCAGTGCTCGCTCTTCCTGGAGCTGGTGCCCGAGTGCGTGGCCTCGTGGCACATGAGGTGCCGCTGGCTGATGAAGAGCCGCTCGCATCCGCCGTGGCGACACTTGAACTGGCGGTCCGGATTGTGCCACTTCATGTGGTAGTTGAGGCTCTTGCGGGTGTAGAAGCGTTTCTCGCACAAGGCGCACTCAAAGTCCGTCTCCGAATGGTACTTCTCCACGTGATGACGTAGATTGTGCCGATCGCCGTACTTCTTGCCACACACCTCGCAGGCATATTGCTTCTCCACGTGGCTGCTCTTCAGGTGCACGGTCCTCGAGGCGGCATCCTGGAAGCGGGCCTCGCACTCCGGACAATTGTACGGCTGCTCCGGATCGTGGCTGGTGTTGATGTGCTCCAGCAAAAGTTGCTGCAGCTTATAGCTTTCCTCCGGCCGCAGGCAGAACTTACAGGTGTAGCTAATGGTCAGTTCCGGAGTGGCATATTCCTCCGGAGGTTGCTCCTCTTCCTCCTGGTCGATGTCTACGGCATCCACAAAAATCTCTATGGTGTCACTGGCAGTGTTTGGTTGTGTTTCGGCTGAAACCGTCGTTGTTAATTTGGTTGTTTCTGTTCCCCGGGGCTCCTCTGCTTGGTCCAAGTCCTCGGGGTGTTCCTCCTCCAGGCTGCTGGCATCGATCTTGTCGTAAATATTGGACAACTTCAGCTGAGCCTCCTGGCAAGCCACCCGGAATGCGTTTATCGAACAGAACTTGGTGAAGCAGTCGCTGCAGATTTTCTGAGGCAATCCATCATTGGGAGAGATCTGAAATTAGTTGTATCTTAATTTTCATAAGTACAATATCGGTTTTTAAACAGAATTTTGATATGGCTCATTAGATATACATTAAAAAAGACTTACGCTTTTAGAGAGTTATCATTTTACAGGTTGTTAAACGTATCTTTTTCTATCTTTAAGCCTCATTAGAATACTAATCGCTAATCGAATAAATAATTAAGCTGCTAAAAGCGAAAAATAATTGCAATAAAATGGCCAttacaaaattacatttttaaacagttCTTATTGTTGCTCCATTATTGTAAGATGTGGAAAAATTTAAGCAGAAAAATGATCTATATTTTCATAGTTTTCTATATGGCTGAAAaggttattatttataatgtgTTCAGAAATGGATAACTAATAGATTTGCTTAAAGATTTCATCCAACTTTGAATTCACCAACGTCGTGTGCACATCTTTAGATAAAAAGTTTGACGATTTCGAATATTGCTTTTTAAAGTCGGTGAATCGAACCTACAAATATTTATCTCTAAAAGtgaatttattcaaaattccaATTACGAAAGTAAAGGTATGTAGATAataagaaaaacgaagaattAAAGACGTA
This portion of the Drosophila takahashii strain IR98-3 E-12201 chromosome 3R, DtakHiC1v2, whole genome shotgun sequence genome encodes:
- the LOC108064391 gene encoding zinc finger protein 883, with amino-acid sequence METCRTCAISMFVCDFENGSSNTHFLDLHHPNCWPSEMAQVRQQFVTWNLKISPNDGLPQKICSDCFTKFCSINAFRVACQEAQLKLSNIYDKIDASSLEEEHPEDLDQAEEPRGTETTKLTTTVSAETQPNTASDTIEIFVDAVDIDQEEEEQPPEEYATPELTISYTCKFCLRPEESYKLQQLLLEHINTSHDPEQPYNCPECEARFQDAASRTVHLKSSHVEKQYACEVCGKKYGDRHNLRHHVEKYHSETDFECALCEKRFYTRKSLNYHMKWHNPDRQFKCRHGGCERLFISQRHLMCHEATHSGTSSRKSEHCGFCGKTFIHLKTLRWHIYRQHGGEKPYKCSNCTEVFASYAEKRIHMLERHRENLTAIERSECMLCRQQFSSEQDLIHHMSAEHLQRPGAPVIANNKRVLQQKRERQYSGLFQCGSCTQRFNMKSALERHAAVHSEKDRPHACPHCSKRFKRAQDMKWHIKTHEKEKPNVCDVCGKAFALKYVLTQHRLSHEVLEKNFKCNICGRAYLFEKSLRLHQRVHTGKTYYKCDLCQERFVTHIKLKTHMQKTHAASADHPLDDLINIVIS